A stretch of the Candidatus Bandiella numerosa genome encodes the following:
- a CDS encoding BON domain-containing protein yields MSNCAVIGIATTATTGTIIAEDRTVGDIIDDKGMAIKVKHQYVKNSVDGSLGGISLEVYEGRVLLIGYVTSTEYKDEAEKLAWVVRGVKEVINDIAISEKNEASLPGDVWISTKLRSKFLVNKEIHSVNYKIMVYNKVVYLLGVAETQKELETALNIAGEVQGVKKVKNYILVKSDIRRES; encoded by the coding sequence ATGAGCAATTGTGCGGTAATAGGTATTGCAACCACTGCAACAACAGGAACCATCATAGCTGAAGATAGAACGGTTGGTGATATTATAGATGACAAGGGGATGGCCATAAAAGTGAAACATCAATATGTAAAAAATAGTGTAGATGGTTCGTTGGGAGGAATTTCTTTAGAAGTATACGAAGGTAGGGTATTGTTGATTGGTTATGTAACGTCTACTGAATATAAGGATGAGGCAGAGAAATTAGCTTGGGTGGTGCGAGGAGTAAAAGAAGTTATTAATGATATAGCTATTTCTGAAAAAAATGAGGCAAGTTTGCCTGGAGATGTGTGGATATCGACAAAATTGAGGAGTAAATTTTTGGTTAATAAAGAAATACATTCAGTTAATTATAAAATTATGGTCTACAATAAAGTGGTATACCTTTTAGGAGTTGCAGAAACACAAAAAGAGTTGGAAACTGCACTTAATATTGCTGGAGAAGTTCAAGGAGTTAAGAAAGTTAAAAATTATATATTGGTTAAATCCGATATTAGAAGAGAGAGTTAA
- the trpS gene encoding tryptophan--tRNA ligase, protein MHNKKRVFSGIQPTGKITIGNYLGAIKNWVAMQQQYDCLFCIVDLHSLTSNFNPQELQENIRYNIALYIAAGLNPDNVTIFRQSKVSEHSELTWILSCFTQMGWLNRMTQFKDKAGKNKETANLGLYSYPVLMAADILLYNANIVPVGEDQKQHIELTRDIAISFNKKVGKEIFTIPDAVIDSKAKRIMSLKDASKKMSKSDPSDISRINMSDNEELIRKKIRKAKTDDAPCISYNPIDRPEISNLIDIYSCFTEIDVNKVVKNFELMKNSEFKEALADVIIKKICPIHQKTIQIMEDKEYLEEITKNGTMKAKAIAEKNIGIVKQIIGIS, encoded by the coding sequence ATGCATAATAAAAAAAGAGTTTTCTCAGGAATACAGCCAACTGGCAAAATAACAATAGGTAATTATCTTGGAGCAATTAAGAATTGGGTGGCAATGCAACAACAATATGATTGCTTGTTTTGTATAGTCGATTTGCATTCACTAACCTCAAATTTTAATCCACAGGAATTGCAGGAAAATATTAGGTACAATATTGCGCTTTATATTGCAGCTGGCCTTAATCCTGATAATGTAACTATATTTCGTCAATCAAAGGTTTCTGAGCATTCTGAGCTTACTTGGATACTCAGCTGCTTTACACAAATGGGATGGCTTAACAGGATGACTCAATTTAAAGATAAAGCTGGAAAAAATAAAGAGACGGCCAATCTGGGACTATATTCATATCCAGTTTTAATGGCAGCTGATATTTTGCTTTATAATGCGAATATTGTTCCTGTTGGAGAAGATCAAAAACAACATATAGAGCTTACTAGAGATATTGCAATTTCATTTAATAAGAAAGTAGGTAAAGAAATTTTTACAATTCCTGATGCTGTAATAGATTCTAAAGCAAAGAGAATTATGAGTTTAAAGGATGCTTCTAAAAAAATGAGCAAATCTGATCCATCCGACATTTCTAGAATAAATATGTCTGATAATGAAGAATTAATAAGAAAGAAAATTCGTAAAGCTAAAACAGATGATGCTCCATGCATTAGCTATAATCCAATCGATAGACCTGAAATTTCAAACCTCATAGATATATATTCGTGTTTCACGGAGATTGATGTTAATAAAGTTGTTAAAAATTTTGAATTAATGAAGAATTCTGAATTCAAAGAGGCTTTAGCTGATGTTATTATAAAGAAAATTTGCCCAATTCATCAAAAAACGATTCAAATCATGGAAGATAAAGAATACCTTGAAGAAATTACAAAAAATGGAACAATGAAAGCAAAAGCTATTGCTGAAAAAAATATCGGCATAGTTAAGCAAATTATTGGTATTAGTTAA
- the groES gene encoding co-chaperone GroES — translation MNFQPLHDRVLVERLEEEHKTKSGIIIPDTAKEKPMEGKVIAVGSGVKDDKGHISPLDVKVGNKILFAKWGGTEVKLDGKEYLIMKESDILGIIKS, via the coding sequence ATGAATTTTCAACCATTACATGATAGAGTACTAGTTGAGAGACTAGAAGAAGAACACAAAACCAAGAGCGGTATTATTATACCTGACACTGCGAAAGAAAAACCAATGGAAGGTAAAGTGATAGCAGTTGGATCTGGTGTAAAAGATGATAAAGGTCATATATCTCCTTTGGATGTTAAGGTAGGAAATAAGATTTTATTTGCTAAATGGGGTGGTACAGAAGTGAAACTTGATGGCAAGGAATACCTTATCATGAAGGAATCAGATATTTTAGGAATAATTAAATCATAA
- a CDS encoding flagellar basal body P-ring protein FlgI codes for MQNKIVISLLNIVFVLWIVLVFPVNSNSDSRIKDIVNFEGIRDNVLVGYGLVTGLDGTGDNLKNSVFTQKGLVNLLEKLGINTRGDTIKTKNIAAVMVTANLPGFSRAGNKISINLSTLGDAKSLKGGTLLATPLMGIDGKIYAVAQGQVGIGKLADTRQDNFKPILTSGYIINGASVEREIEFDLNSLTKISISLNNPDLTTARSIANAINSYLSDTLSMARDPGTVVLQIPEEYKDNVVGLLADIENITISPDTTAKIIIDEATGTVVIGKHVKISKVAIAQKNLIVKVSPLEEFEIESDIVPTSDKNQPSQPGTAFKVLEPTANLADLVSGLNSLGVKTQDLISILKSIRDAGALQGEIEIR; via the coding sequence ATGCAAAATAAAATTGTAATATCGTTATTAAATATAGTATTTGTTTTATGGATTGTACTAGTTTTTCCTGTTAATTCAAACTCAGATTCAAGAATTAAAGATATTGTTAATTTTGAGGGTATCAGGGACAATGTTTTAGTTGGCTATGGTTTAGTGACTGGGTTAGATGGAACTGGTGATAATTTGAAAAATTCAGTATTTACTCAAAAAGGATTGGTTAATTTGCTTGAAAAATTAGGAATTAATACAAGGGGTGACACTATAAAAACAAAAAATATTGCTGCAGTTATGGTGACAGCAAACTTGCCAGGTTTTTCTAGAGCTGGGAATAAAATATCTATTAATTTAAGCACACTGGGAGATGCTAAAAGTTTAAAAGGTGGTACATTACTCGCAACTCCTTTAATGGGAATTGATGGTAAAATCTATGCTGTGGCGCAAGGGCAAGTTGGAATTGGTAAATTAGCTGATACTAGACAGGATAATTTTAAGCCAATCTTAACATCTGGATACATTATAAACGGAGCATCAGTTGAAAGAGAAATTGAATTTGACCTCAATTCCTTGACTAAAATAAGTATATCATTAAATAATCCTGACCTCACTACAGCTAGATCTATTGCTAATGCAATTAACTCCTATCTAAGTGATACTCTCTCAATGGCAAGAGATCCAGGTACAGTTGTATTACAAATTCCTGAGGAATATAAAGATAACGTTGTGGGATTATTAGCAGACATTGAAAATATAACAATATCACCAGATACCACAGCTAAAATTATAATTGATGAAGCTACTGGTACTGTGGTTATTGGAAAACATGTTAAAATTAGTAAAGTTGCTATTGCGCAAAAAAATTTAATAGTAAAGGTTTCGCCATTAGAGGAATTTGAAATTGAGTCAGATATTGTTCCTACTAGCGATAAAAACCAGCCATCTCAACCTGGCACTGCTTTTAAGGTGCTAGAACCTACTGCCAATCTTGCTGATTTAGTATCAGGGTTAAATTCACTTGGTGTAAAAACACAAGATTTGATCAGTATATTGAAATCAATACGTGATGCTGGTGCTTTGCAAGGAGAAATAGAAATAAGGTGA
- the polA gene encoding DNA polymerase I, with protein MSLCIVDGYNFVFRAFHSLPPLTTSSNIPVGAVYGFINMLAKLIEDNDCEMLAIALDSGKKTFRSDFYPQYKANRDEPDEALKIQFPIIREAIEAFGVKAVEVPGFEADDIIATYTRIALNKNFKVKIISSDKDLIQLMQNNVEIFDPLKKKYITPSLVLEKYGIKYSQMTDYLSLIGDASDNIPGVKKVGPKTAIKLLNQFETLENIYSNLEIIEPTRIKSLLEDSKNEAFLSKKLVTLDENVQLPFDIEQLKFKIVTQDKLTNFLDKYEFKSLNTNKLMSLKNQPSPDIKSVETKVMTINELWKIYPEIEKFGKFYFYFNSDIFSCYFGGYLYNINLSNQLNLLSFDDKDFSNNNLYDILKCLKMVFEETSIKKVCFDAKLVINLCINEEIKFRNFDDISLLAYTLHTGKQKINFENLSNFYNLNYKKHDAFYIFNLHKILKVQLADERKFEIYEIIEKPLLLLLIKIENKGIKIDKSILMELGKEFEEKISLLQDEIFQLSGEEFNIGSPKQIGEILFDKLKLEGGKKAKKSDGYITDAETLEKHAALGIPIARKILEWRHYSKLVSTYINALQKAINKNDGRIHTTFSLTTTSTGRLSSHDPNLQNIPIRTSDGNRIRKAFIAKENFSIISGDYSQIELRILADIANIKSLKDAFNQKKDVHSITASQIFDIPLDKVDSEHRRKAKAINFGIIYGQSAYGLANSLNIRREEAFSYIESYFKQYPGIKEYMDATIDFAKKHGYVKTLMGRKCYIESINDRNYNLRNFAQRAAINAPIQGTASEIIKKAMVDLDSNLQEFLILQIHDELLFEVPDEIVSDCCVKIKNTMINTFKLSIPIEVDISYAKSWYHTK; from the coding sequence ATGTCATTATGCATAGTAGATGGGTATAATTTTGTATTTAGGGCATTTCATTCTCTTCCTCCATTAACAACTTCTAGTAATATACCAGTTGGGGCTGTTTATGGTTTTATTAATATGCTTGCAAAGCTTATTGAGGATAATGATTGTGAAATGCTTGCAATCGCACTTGATAGTGGAAAAAAAACATTTAGGAGTGATTTTTACCCACAGTACAAAGCCAATAGAGACGAGCCAGATGAAGCGTTAAAAATACAATTTCCGATTATAAGAGAGGCAATTGAGGCATTTGGAGTGAAAGCAGTGGAAGTACCTGGTTTTGAAGCTGATGATATAATTGCAACGTATACTAGAATTGCCCTTAATAAAAATTTTAAAGTTAAGATTATCAGCTCGGATAAAGATTTGATTCAACTAATGCAAAATAACGTTGAAATTTTTGATCCACTTAAAAAAAAGTACATAACCCCAAGTTTAGTTTTAGAAAAATATGGGATTAAATATTCTCAAATGACAGATTACCTTTCACTTATAGGAGATGCGTCAGATAATATCCCAGGAGTTAAAAAAGTAGGGCCGAAAACTGCAATAAAATTACTTAATCAATTTGAGACGCTAGAGAATATTTACAGCAATCTTGAAATAATTGAACCAACAAGAATAAAAAGCTTACTTGAAGATTCAAAAAACGAAGCCTTTTTATCAAAAAAATTAGTTACACTAGATGAAAATGTTCAGCTGCCTTTCGATATTGAGCAGCTTAAATTTAAGATAGTGACTCAGGATAAGCTTACTAATTTTTTAGATAAGTATGAGTTTAAATCACTCAACACAAATAAGTTAATGTCTTTAAAAAATCAACCATCTCCTGATATAAAATCAGTTGAGACAAAGGTTATGACAATAAATGAATTATGGAAAATATATCCTGAAATTGAAAAATTTGGAAAATTCTATTTTTATTTTAACAGTGACATATTTTCATGTTATTTTGGAGGTTATCTATATAATATTAATTTATCAAATCAGTTAAATTTACTTTCTTTTGACGACAAGGATTTTAGTAATAATAATCTTTATGATATATTAAAATGCCTTAAAATGGTTTTTGAAGAAACTTCTATTAAGAAAGTGTGTTTTGATGCGAAATTAGTCATTAATTTATGTATCAATGAAGAGATTAAATTTAGAAATTTTGATGATATTTCATTACTTGCATATACATTGCATACTGGTAAGCAAAAAATTAATTTTGAAAATCTTAGCAATTTTTATAATCTAAACTATAAAAAACATGATGCATTTTACATCTTCAATCTTCATAAAATTTTGAAGGTCCAACTTGCAGATGAAAGAAAATTTGAAATATATGAAATCATTGAGAAGCCACTACTTTTATTATTGATTAAGATTGAAAATAAGGGAATAAAAATAGATAAAAGCATATTGATGGAGCTAGGGAAAGAATTTGAGGAAAAGATAAGTTTATTGCAAGATGAAATTTTCCAATTATCTGGTGAAGAGTTTAATATTGGTTCACCCAAACAAATTGGTGAAATACTTTTTGACAAGTTAAAATTAGAAGGTGGCAAGAAAGCCAAAAAAAGTGATGGCTATATCACGGATGCTGAAACACTCGAGAAACATGCAGCTTTAGGGATTCCGATTGCCAGAAAAATTTTAGAATGGAGGCATTATTCAAAGTTAGTATCGACATATATAAATGCTTTGCAAAAAGCTATAAATAAGAACGATGGTAGGATACATACAACTTTTTCTCTAACCACTACATCAACTGGCAGATTATCTTCACACGACCCAAATTTACAAAATATTCCAATAAGAACGAGTGATGGAAATAGAATAAGGAAAGCCTTTATTGCCAAGGAAAATTTCTCTATAATTTCTGGTGATTATTCACAAATAGAGCTTAGAATATTAGCTGATATTGCAAATATAAAAAGTCTAAAAGATGCGTTTAACCAGAAGAAAGATGTTCATAGTATAACAGCTAGTCAAATATTTGACATTCCATTAGATAAAGTTGACTCAGAACACAGAAGAAAGGCAAAGGCTATTAATTTTGGTATTATATATGGTCAAAGTGCATATGGTCTTGCAAACAGTTTAAACATCAGAAGAGAAGAGGCTTTTTCATATATTGAATCATATTTTAAGCAATACCCAGGTATTAAGGAGTATATGGACGCAACTATTGATTTTGCAAAAAAGCATGGATATGTAAAAACTTTGATGGGAAGGAAATGTTATATAGAAAGTATTAATGATAGAAATTACAATCTAAGAAATTTTGCTCAAAGAGCTGCAATTAATGCACCTATCCAAGGAACAGCGTCTGAGATAATAAAAAAAGCGATGGTAGATCTAGATTCAAATCTTCAGGAATTTTTGATCTTACAAATTCATGATGAGTTATTATTTGAAGTTCCAGATGAGATTGTAAGTGATTGCTGTGTCAAAATTAAAAATACTATGATAAATACCTTCAAGCTATCTATACCAATTGAAGTTGATATTTCTTATGCCAAAAGTTGGTATCACACAAAATAA
- the groL gene encoding chaperonin GroEL (60 kDa chaperone family; promotes refolding of misfolded polypeptides especially under stressful conditions; forms two stacked rings of heptamers to form a barrel-shaped 14mer; ends can be capped by GroES; misfolded proteins enter the barrel where they are refolded when GroES binds), producing the protein MTAKMIDKGTQARDKLLKGIKIVADTVGVTLGPRGRNVVIEKSFGAPKITKDGVSVAKEIELEDKVENLGAQILKEAANKTNDRAGDGTTTTIVLAEAIAREGVKAVTAGMNPMDLKRGIEAASEKILNEIKKASKNISSSEEISQVATISANGDADIGEKIAKAFEKVGKDGVITVEEANKSDIFEVEVVEGMNFDRGYISPYFVTNSEKMTCELEDAHILVYEKKISNLQQMIKLLEEVVQSSKPLLIIAEDIEGEALATLIVNKLRGGLKVAAVKAPGFGDRRKSMLEDIAALTGAQLISEDLGHKLENVTLDDLGSAKKILISKDDTTIVNGAGNKSDIKARCDQIKSQIAEATSDYDKEKLEERLAKLAGGVAVLKVGGITEVEVKEKKDRVEDAYHATKAAIAEGIVPGGGCTLLYASKALNGMKGKNADETVGIDIVRKALSAPIRKIIENAGMESALIVEKLLEQNKHTMTYDAQNHEVVDAFKKGIVDPTKVVRNALQSAVSVASLLVTTEATVCDAPKKDDSMSGGGMPMGGMGGMGGMGM; encoded by the coding sequence ATGACAGCAAAAATGATTGATAAAGGAACACAAGCTAGAGACAAGCTACTAAAAGGTATAAAAATAGTTGCTGATACTGTAGGTGTAACATTGGGGCCAAGAGGAAGAAATGTAGTAATCGAAAAATCTTTTGGTGCGCCAAAAATTACAAAGGATGGAGTATCAGTTGCAAAAGAAATTGAACTGGAAGATAAAGTTGAAAATCTAGGTGCACAAATTCTGAAAGAAGCAGCAAATAAAACTAATGATAGAGCTGGTGATGGTACAACTACTACTATTGTTTTGGCAGAAGCTATTGCGAGAGAAGGAGTTAAAGCTGTTACTGCTGGGATGAATCCAATGGATTTAAAAAGAGGTATTGAAGCTGCAAGTGAAAAAATTCTTAACGAAATTAAAAAGGCTTCTAAAAATATTTCTTCATCTGAGGAAATATCTCAAGTTGCTACTATATCTGCAAATGGTGATGCAGACATTGGAGAAAAAATTGCTAAAGCTTTTGAAAAAGTTGGTAAAGATGGTGTTATAACTGTTGAGGAGGCTAATAAAAGTGATATTTTTGAGGTAGAGGTAGTAGAAGGAATGAATTTTGACAGAGGTTATATTTCACCATATTTTGTTACCAATTCAGAAAAAATGACATGTGAATTAGAAGATGCACACATCTTAGTATATGAAAAGAAGATTAGCAATTTACAACAAATGATAAAACTTTTAGAAGAAGTTGTGCAATCATCTAAACCACTTTTAATCATCGCTGAAGATATTGAGGGTGAAGCTTTAGCTACATTGATAGTAAATAAACTAAGGGGTGGCTTAAAAGTTGCTGCAGTTAAAGCTCCAGGATTTGGAGATAGAAGAAAGTCTATGCTTGAAGATATAGCTGCTTTAACAGGAGCTCAACTAATTAGTGAAGATCTTGGGCATAAGCTTGAAAATGTTACTTTAGATGACCTTGGTAGTGCTAAAAAAATATTAATATCAAAAGATGATACCACAATTGTGAATGGCGCAGGTAATAAGTCTGATATCAAAGCTCGTTGTGATCAAATAAAATCTCAAATTGCTGAAGCTACATCTGATTACGATAAAGAAAAGTTAGAAGAAAGACTTGCAAAATTAGCAGGTGGAGTCGCTGTATTGAAAGTGGGTGGAATCACAGAAGTTGAAGTAAAAGAAAAGAAAGATAGAGTTGAAGATGCTTACCACGCTACTAAAGCGGCAATTGCAGAAGGTATTGTTCCTGGTGGTGGATGTACATTATTATATGCCTCAAAAGCATTAAATGGAATGAAAGGTAAAAATGCAGATGAAACTGTAGGGATTGATATTGTTAGAAAAGCCTTATCAGCTCCAATTCGTAAGATAATTGAGAATGCTGGAATGGAAAGTGCATTAATAGTTGAAAAATTATTAGAACAAAATAAGCATACTATGACTTATGACGCTCAAAATCACGAAGTTGTAGACGCATTTAAAAAAGGTATAGTGGATCCTACAAAAGTAGTTAGAAATGCACTTCAAAGCGCTGTGTCGGTTGCATCGCTATTAGTTACAACTGAAGCAACTGTTTGTGATGCTCCAAAAAAAGATGACTCAATGTCAGGTGGTGGAATGCCAATGGGTGGTATGGGAGGAATGGGTGGTATGGGAATGTAG
- a CDS encoding FlgK family flagellar hook-associated protein has protein sequence MSKIMETTASAIRNHERQIGVAQQNIVNANDPNYIKQEVNLVSNTQVGAEIKSIDLAMSEGLLKEQYNKNSLFHSSRVSKEMLQQVIEDVYSLKLDGKNSITVNLNGIFGNIKELELASNNSNKMNDAVSSMEKFVENVSQQSEKLQKFRQEQDEHIFKSVEKLNGHIVTARNLSQALPLLKGDGVRGSDIKYNDAKNKLFNEIREISKLIDVNQYFDKDGELVLETKSGIPLIKGDIKYKVEFTHTDGLDNYLKSDFIFPALSVVDEDIQDTSPQFRNDLVTSGVTNQITHHLKGGELQARFELRDKIIPDLVNRLDIYTDTLVREMNAVYADATPKLGFKSVISNNKFTSSDTITVSGKFRIGLFNPNDGLSIKNAAGKPETIEIDLSNGISRLQNLIDKINNTSSGSYSVLAGLDGDGHLTIIPGGTNPINANFAIISEDSKFGADGVGINQFFGFNNLKLFTYVDDKHYDSRTSANSTISLKISDEITNSRQIYTAKVRKDGDIGRNNKAALEELLKIQNKEFSFKGTDSIAKSTTTFSSYANGIVDTLNIKHQYLEEKVVKNKIELEAIDEQIASKSGVNTDQELLYITQLDRMHKYVLKTFQIMEEYWKTLLATF, from the coding sequence ATGAGTAAAATAATGGAAACCACAGCATCTGCGATTAGGAATCATGAAAGACAGATAGGTGTTGCTCAACAAAATATCGTCAATGCTAATGATCCGAATTATATTAAACAGGAAGTAAATCTAGTATCGAATACGCAAGTTGGAGCCGAAATTAAAAGTATTGATTTAGCAATGAGCGAAGGCTTATTAAAAGAGCAGTATAATAAAAATTCATTGTTTCATTCTAGTCGTGTAAGTAAGGAAATGCTACAGCAAGTGATAGAGGACGTATACAGTTTGAAACTTGATGGAAAAAATAGTATTACAGTCAATCTAAACGGCATTTTTGGAAATATAAAAGAGTTAGAGCTAGCAAGTAATAATTCAAATAAGATGAATGATGCTGTTAGTTCAATGGAAAAATTTGTAGAAAATGTTTCTCAGCAATCTGAGAAGCTTCAGAAATTTAGACAGGAACAGGATGAGCATATCTTCAAATCAGTTGAAAAATTAAATGGCCATATAGTAACTGCAAGAAATTTAAGTCAAGCATTGCCTTTACTCAAGGGTGACGGCGTTCGAGGTAGCGATATCAAGTATAATGATGCAAAAAATAAGCTTTTTAATGAGATAAGAGAAATATCAAAGCTAATTGATGTTAATCAATATTTTGATAAAGATGGTGAATTGGTCTTAGAAACAAAATCAGGTATCCCACTAATCAAGGGTGATATTAAATATAAGGTCGAATTTACTCATACAGATGGACTGGATAATTATTTAAAGAGTGATTTTATATTTCCTGCTCTTTCTGTTGTTGATGAAGATATACAGGACACTTCTCCTCAATTTAGGAATGATTTAGTGACAAGTGGGGTTACAAATCAAATCACACATCATTTAAAAGGCGGTGAGTTACAAGCGAGATTTGAACTTAGGGATAAAATTATACCAGATCTAGTAAACAGATTGGATATATACACCGATACTTTGGTGAGGGAAATGAATGCTGTTTATGCCGATGCTACGCCTAAATTAGGCTTTAAATCAGTTATTAGTAATAATAAATTTACAAGTAGTGATACAATAACAGTTAGTGGAAAATTTAGAATTGGGTTGTTTAATCCTAATGATGGTTTATCCATTAAGAATGCTGCAGGTAAACCAGAAACAATAGAAATTGATTTAAGTAATGGTATTTCTAGATTACAAAACTTAATAGATAAAATCAATAATACTTCAAGTGGTAGCTACAGTGTTTTGGCTGGATTGGATGGGGATGGGCATTTAACAATAATCCCAGGAGGTACAAATCCTATAAATGCTAATTTTGCTATTATTAGTGAAGATAGCAAATTTGGTGCTGATGGCGTTGGAATTAATCAGTTTTTTGGATTCAATAATCTCAAGCTCTTTACTTATGTAGATGATAAGCATTATGACAGTAGAACTTCTGCTAATAGCACTATATCCTTAAAAATTTCTGATGAAATTACAAATAGTCGTCAGATATATACAGCAAAAGTAAGGAAAGATGGTGACATAGGAAGAAACAATAAAGCTGCTTTAGAAGAATTACTTAAAATTCAAAATAAGGAGTTTAGCTTTAAAGGAACAGATTCTATTGCAAAATCTACTACAACTTTTTCAAGTTATGCGAATGGTATAGTTGACACACTTAATATTAAACATCAATATCTTGAAGAGAAAGTTGTGAAAAATAAAATTGAATTAGAAGCGATTGATGAACAGATTGCCTCAAAATCTGGTGTTAATACAGATCAAGAGTTATTGTACATCACGCAACTTGATAGGATGCATAAATACGTATTAAAGACTTTTCAAATAATGGAAGAGTATTGGAAAACACTATTAGCAACATTTTAA
- the fliW gene encoding flagellar assembly protein FliW has protein sequence MLKKKEIQENDILVFQNKFGSIEVNTKYKIFFPKGLIGLADSKMFCLADANNDKYKSFKLLQSIESGQLCFLTLPISFSNSIIKERDLLGAIDTLELIRDEVAVILLCSTKNIDNKLKLAVNARAPIFLNLSEQTAFQYVLHNSNYSLAHPL, from the coding sequence ATGTTGAAGAAAAAAGAAATACAGGAAAATGATATTTTAGTTTTTCAAAATAAATTTGGCTCTATTGAGGTAAACACTAAATATAAGATTTTTTTCCCAAAGGGTTTGATTGGTCTTGCAGATTCAAAAATGTTTTGTTTAGCCGATGCAAATAACGATAAATATAAGTCTTTCAAATTATTGCAGTCTATAGAAAGTGGGCAATTATGCTTTTTAACACTACCTATATCTTTTAGTAATAGTATAATAAAAGAGCGAGATTTACTTGGTGCAATTGACACTTTGGAGTTAATTAGAGATGAAGTTGCGGTTATATTGCTTTGCTCAACTAAAAATATTGATAATAAATTGAAATTAGCTGTAAATGCTAGAGCTCCAATTTTCCTTAATTTATCTGAGCAGACTGCATTTCAGTATGTATTGCATAATTCAAATTATAGTCTGGCACATCCATTATAA